In Candidatus Promineifilum breve, one genomic interval encodes:
- a CDS encoding SH3 domain-containing protein, which translates to MRKTSFPRPNPKVALFLVVCAALVALGLHGSRRSQAQTGPAPLPAGVSAAARVSASSLNLRTGPHVSYTAVAYLMEGEQVQLVGRNRIGSWVQIALYNGYRGWVNASYIRPTVDIAALPIADVALLGITAFVTNDPVPVYAGADRGYALVGRARPGEVLALNGRNDAATWVHVYLPDGRAGWAAADSSFLPSASLNDLPILTPFLDAPPPDLAPFFLVYTGPGFLYEPVDSVDEGQTLAILGRTDDARWVLVRLPSGREGWIAAEIIHIDAALTNVPVVTGIAPPQVVGWQSSGGQTGGSGKPAATATGPSTGGGKQPVSPTTAATEAPATATDAPPTATTMPATATIAATATAEPTTAATTAPTRAATATPPASPTAAPTTVAASPTPRATATAAATDTPGTSGDATPPGLAIVYVYATPDDNAEPILRVVPGQSVVLIGRTADALWIKIWLPGGQEGWVRTEALQLEIDVTVLPVVEP; encoded by the coding sequence ATGAGAAAAACATCCTTCCCACGTCCCAATCCCAAAGTCGCTTTATTTTTGGTCGTCTGCGCCGCGCTGGTGGCGCTGGGGCTGCACGGCTCGCGGCGCAGCCAGGCCCAGACCGGCCCCGCGCCCCTGCCGGCCGGCGTGTCGGCCGCGGCCCGCGTCAGCGCCAGCTCGCTCAACCTGCGCACCGGCCCCCACGTCAGCTATACGGCCGTAGCCTACCTGATGGAAGGGGAGCAGGTGCAGCTGGTGGGGCGCAATCGCATCGGTTCCTGGGTGCAGATCGCCCTGTATAACGGCTATCGCGGCTGGGTCAACGCCAGCTACATCCGGCCGACAGTCGACATCGCCGCCCTGCCCATCGCCGACGTGGCCCTGTTGGGCATCACCGCCTTCGTCACCAATGACCCGGTGCCGGTCTACGCCGGGGCCGACCGTGGCTACGCGCTGGTGGGCCGGGCGCGGCCGGGCGAAGTGCTGGCCCTCAACGGCCGCAACGACGCGGCGACCTGGGTCCACGTCTATCTGCCCGACGGCCGGGCCGGTTGGGCCGCGGCCGATAGCTCCTTCCTGCCCTCGGCCTCGCTCAACGACCTGCCCATCCTGACGCCGTTCCTCGACGCGCCGCCGCCCGATCTGGCCCCGTTCTTCCTGGTCTACACCGGCCCCGGCTTCCTCTATGAGCCGGTCGATAGCGTGGACGAGGGGCAGACGCTGGCCATCCTGGGCCGCACCGACGATGCGCGCTGGGTGCTGGTGCGGCTGCCTTCCGGCCGCGAGGGGTGGATTGCGGCCGAGATCATCCACATCGACGCCGCGCTGACCAACGTGCCGGTCGTGACCGGCATCGCCCCGCCCCAGGTAGTTGGCTGGCAGAGCAGCGGCGGGCAGACCGGCGGCAGCGGGAAACCGGCGGCCACGGCCACCGGGCCAAGCACGGGCGGCGGCAAGCAGCCGGTATCGCCCACGACCGCGGCCACGGAAGCGCCCGCGACAGCCACCGACGCCCCGCCTACGGCTACCACCATGCCGGCGACAGCCACAATCGCGGCCACCGCCACGGCCGAACCGACGACCGCGGCCACGACCGCGCCGACCAGAGCGGCCACGGCCACGCCACCAGCCAGCCCAACCGCCGCCCCCACGACCGTAGCCGCTTCGCCCACGCCCCGCGCCACGGCAACCGCCGCGGCCACGGATACACCGGGCACCAGCGGCGACGCCACCCCGCCGGGCCTGGCTATCGTCTACGTCTACGCCACGCCCGACGACAACGCCGAGCCGATCCTGCGCGTCGTCCCCGGCCAGAGCGTGGTGCTCATCGGCCGCACCGCCGACGCGCTGTGGATCAAAATCTGGTTGCCGGGCGGCCAGGAAGGCTGGGTGCGCACCGAGGCGCTGCAACTGGAGATCGACGTGACGGTCTTGCCGGTGGTAGAGCCTTAG
- a CDS encoding helix-turn-helix transcriptional regulator, whose product MSLDLINIIFGMKVRQARLEAGLTLSDLARHSELSPSYLTEIEKGRKYPRADKIVKMAGALGKQYDDLVSIKMAPSWRYLESTLSSSTVRRFPFEEFGLEPADVLGLVTREPDRAGALLHAIVEIARHYDLKEEEFLRAALRSYQEIHENYFPDLEDAAETFLAEFATRYELNADTQIPLSTLQTILRDEYDYAIDDTAIAATAELRHYRSLLLPGRRPQLFINDRLYARQVRYILAREIGYRYLGLKERSFTSTADDVDSFQQLLNDARAAYFAGAVLMPRGRLLADLEDFFGLPTWDPTPFSAMLTTYDVTPEMLLYRFSELIPQFFGFKLHFLRFHHTAGSDDYQLVRHLNMNQLLVPSGIGLSEHHCRRWLSIRLLADEAPAGRAAANDPLPVGAQVSEFLETQEKFLCLGFGRRMVLSPNVSSSVIVGFRVDAELRKTIQFLDDPDIPRTIIHETCERCPLRPEQCAVRAAPPTILNARREQLARKMALSQLKVHHNRAD is encoded by the coding sequence ATGAGCCTCGATCTGATCAACATCATCTTCGGCATGAAAGTCCGTCAGGCGCGGCTGGAGGCGGGTCTGACCCTCTCCGACCTGGCCCGGCATAGCGAGCTTTCGCCCTCCTATCTGACCGAAATCGAGAAGGGGCGCAAATACCCGCGCGCCGATAAGATCGTCAAGATGGCCGGGGCGCTGGGCAAGCAGTATGATGACCTGGTGTCGATCAAGATGGCCCCCTCCTGGCGCTACCTGGAGAGTACGCTGTCGTCGTCCACCGTGCGCCGCTTCCCGTTTGAGGAGTTTGGCCTGGAACCGGCCGACGTGCTGGGGCTGGTGACGCGCGAGCCGGACCGGGCCGGGGCGCTGCTCCACGCCATCGTCGAGATCGCCCGCCACTATGATTTGAAGGAAGAGGAGTTCCTGCGCGCCGCCTTGCGCTCCTATCAGGAGATTCACGAGAACTACTTCCCCGATCTGGAAGACGCGGCCGAGACCTTCCTGGCCGAGTTTGCCACGCGCTATGAGTTGAACGCCGACACCCAAATCCCGTTGTCCACGCTGCAAACCATCCTGCGCGACGAGTACGATTATGCTATCGACGACACGGCCATCGCCGCCACGGCCGAGCTGCGCCATTACCGCTCGCTGCTGTTGCCCGGCCGCCGGCCGCAACTGTTCATCAATGACCGCCTTTATGCCCGGCAGGTGCGCTACATCCTGGCCCGCGAGATCGGCTATCGCTATCTGGGCCTCAAGGAGCGCTCGTTCACGTCCACGGCCGACGACGTGGATTCCTTCCAGCAGTTGCTCAACGATGCCCGCGCCGCCTACTTCGCCGGGGCGGTGCTCATGCCGCGCGGCCGTCTGCTGGCCGATCTGGAAGATTTCTTCGGCCTGCCCACCTGGGACCCGACCCCCTTTTCGGCCATGCTGACCACCTATGACGTGACGCCGGAGATGCTGCTCTATCGCTTCAGCGAACTGATCCCCCAGTTCTTCGGCTTCAAGCTCCACTTTCTGCGCTTCCACCACACCGCCGGCAGCGACGACTACCAACTGGTGCGCCATCTGAACATGAACCAGTTGCTCGTGCCCAGCGGCATCGGCCTGTCGGAGCACCACTGCCGGCGCTGGCTGTCCATCCGGCTGCTGGCCGACGAGGCTCCGGCCGGGCGCGCCGCGGCCAACGACCCGCTGCCGGTCGGGGCGCAGGTCTCGGAGTTCCTGGAGACGCAGGAAAAGTTTCTGTGTCTCGGCTTCGGCCGGCGGATGGTGCTATCGCCCAACGTCTCCAGCAGCGTCATCGTCGGCTTCCGCGTCGATGCCGAACTGCGCAAGACGATCCAGTTCCTCGACGACCCCGACATCCCGCGCACCATCATCCACGAGACGTGCGAGCGCTGCCCGCTGCGGCCCGAACAGTGCGCCGTCCGCGCCGCGCCGCCTACCATTCTCAACGCCCGGCGGGAGCAACTGGCCCGCAAAATGGCCCTGAGCCAATTGAAAGTACATCACAATAGAGCGGATTAA
- the aceB gene encoding malate synthase A, with protein MAPDGIEIRGEITPEFAEILTPEALAFVAGLQRAGNSRRLELLQRRAERQQAINDGVMPDFLPETADIRAAEWTVAPIPQDLQDRRVEITGPVDRKMVINALNSGASVFMADFEDAHSPTWAATIEGQINVRDAANRSITFTSPEGKAYKLNEQTAVLLVRPRGWHLDEKHVLVDGAQMSGSLFDFGLYFFHNARNLIARGTGPYFYLPKLESHHEARLWNDVFVMAQEQLGLPVGTIRATVLIENILATFEMDEILWELRDHSAGLNCGRWDYIFSAIRKFQKHPEFYLPDRAQVTMTTPFMRAYSQLVIKTCHRRNIHAMGGMAAQIPIKNDPQANEEALAKVRADKEREAKDGHDGTWVAHPGLVGIAREMFDKYMPTPNQIHRKREDVHVTAAELLAIPTGTITPAGLRTNVDVGIRYMAAWLSGNGCVPIYNLMEDAATAEISRSQIWQWLHNGNAKLDDGRAITVDLFRNMTADVLATLKAQVGEAEFAAGHYELAARLFDEISVAERFTDFLTLKAYEYLN; from the coding sequence ATGGCGCCGGACGGAATCGAGATCCGTGGCGAAATAACGCCCGAATTTGCCGAAATCCTTACGCCTGAGGCGTTGGCTTTTGTGGCCGGTCTACAGCGGGCCGGCAACAGCCGTCGCCTGGAGCTATTGCAGCGGCGCGCCGAGCGCCAGCAGGCCATCAACGACGGGGTCATGCCCGACTTTTTGCCCGAAACGGCCGACATCCGCGCTGCCGAGTGGACGGTGGCCCCCATTCCCCAAGACTTGCAGGATCGCCGGGTGGAGATCACCGGCCCGGTCGACCGCAAGATGGTCATTAACGCCCTCAACTCCGGGGCCAGCGTCTTCATGGCCGACTTCGAGGACGCCCACTCCCCCACCTGGGCGGCGACCATCGAGGGGCAGATCAACGTGCGCGACGCCGCCAACCGGAGCATCACCTTCACCAGCCCGGAAGGCAAAGCGTACAAGCTCAATGAGCAGACGGCCGTGTTGCTCGTCCGGCCGCGCGGCTGGCATCTGGACGAGAAGCACGTCCTGGTCGACGGCGCGCAGATGTCGGGGTCGCTGTTCGACTTCGGCCTCTACTTCTTCCACAACGCCCGCAATCTCATCGCCCGCGGCACCGGCCCCTACTTCTATTTGCCCAAGCTGGAGAGCCACCACGAGGCCCGCCTGTGGAACGACGTGTTCGTCATGGCCCAGGAGCAGTTGGGCTTGCCGGTGGGCACGATTCGGGCCACGGTGCTAATCGAGAATATCCTGGCGACGTTCGAGATGGACGAAATCCTCTGGGAACTGCGCGATCACTCGGCCGGGTTGAACTGTGGCCGCTGGGACTACATCTTCAGCGCCATCCGCAAATTCCAGAAGCACCCCGAATTTTACCTGCCCGATCGGGCGCAGGTGACCATGACCACGCCCTTCATGCGTGCCTATTCGCAACTGGTCATCAAGACCTGCCACCGCCGCAACATCCACGCCATGGGCGGCATGGCGGCCCAGATCCCGATCAAGAACGACCCGCAGGCCAACGAAGAAGCACTGGCCAAGGTGCGGGCCGACAAGGAGCGCGAGGCCAAGGACGGCCACGACGGCACGTGGGTGGCCCATCCCGGTCTGGTGGGCATCGCCCGCGAGATGTTCGACAAATACATGCCCACGCCCAACCAGATTCACCGCAAGCGGGAGGACGTGCACGTGACGGCCGCCGAGCTGCTGGCGATTCCCACCGGCACGATTACCCCGGCCGGCTTGCGCACCAACGTCGACGTGGGCATCCGCTACATGGCCGCCTGGCTCAGCGGCAACGGCTGCGTGCCGATCTACAACCTGATGGAAGACGCGGCCACGGCCGAAATCTCGCGCTCGCAGATTTGGCAATGGTTGCACAACGGCAACGCCAAACTGGACGACGGCCGGGCGATTACCGTCGATCTGTTCCGCAATATGACCGCCGACGTGCTGGCGACGCTGAAGGCCCAGGTGGGCGAGGCCGAATTCGCCGCCGGACACTATGAACTGGCCGCCCGCCTGTTCGACGAGATCAGCGTGGCCGAGCGGTTCACCGATTTTCTGACGTTGAAGGCGTATGAGTATCTGAATTGA
- the aceA gene encoding isocitrate lyase, translated as MKDDWELNKRWQGITRPYSAEDVVRLRGSVQIEYTLARMGAERLWRLMKQEDFVAALGAVTGNQAVQQVEAGLKAIYVSGWQVAGDNNSSSQTYPDQSLYPADSVPNLVKRINNALQRADQVNHLHDENNTYWFAPIVADAESGFGGSLNAFELMKAMIEAGAAGVHFEDQLSSAKKCGHMGGKVLVPTREFVQKLVAARLAADVMGVPSVVIARTDANGADLLTSDIDPYDQPFCTGERTVEGFFRIHSGIESAIARALAYAPYADVVWCETAHPDMAEARRFAEAVHAKFPGKLLAYNCSPSFNWRRNLEEGDIAKFQRELGQMGYAFQFVTLAGFHTLNASMYELALGYKDHGMAAYSQFQQREFQLEEEHGFRAIKHQSFVGAGYFDEVQMVVSHGESSTVALKGSTEEEQFEVAGHNGHA; from the coding sequence ATGAAAGACGATTGGGAGCTGAACAAGCGTTGGCAGGGCATCACCCGGCCCTATTCGGCCGAGGACGTGGTGCGGCTGCGCGGTTCGGTGCAGATCGAATATACCCTGGCGCGCATGGGCGCCGAGCGGCTGTGGCGGCTGATGAAGCAGGAAGATTTCGTGGCCGCGCTGGGGGCCGTCACCGGCAATCAGGCCGTGCAGCAGGTGGAGGCCGGGCTGAAGGCCATTTACGTCAGTGGTTGGCAAGTGGCCGGCGATAACAATTCGTCGTCCCAGACCTACCCCGACCAGAGCCTCTATCCGGCCGACAGCGTGCCCAACCTGGTGAAGCGCATCAACAACGCCCTGCAGCGCGCCGACCAGGTGAATCACCTGCACGACGAGAACAACACCTACTGGTTCGCGCCCATCGTGGCCGACGCCGAGTCGGGCTTTGGCGGCTCGCTCAACGCCTTCGAGCTGATGAAGGCCATGATCGAGGCCGGGGCGGCCGGCGTCCATTTCGAGGATCAGTTGTCCTCGGCCAAGAAATGCGGCCACATGGGCGGCAAGGTGCTCGTGCCCACGCGCGAGTTCGTCCAGAAGCTGGTGGCGGCGCGGTTGGCGGCCGACGTCATGGGCGTGCCGAGCGTCGTCATCGCCCGCACCGACGCCAACGGGGCCGATTTGCTGACCAGCGACATCGATCCCTATGACCAGCCCTTCTGCACCGGCGAGCGCACGGTGGAGGGCTTCTTCCGCATCCACAGCGGCATCGAATCGGCCATCGCCCGCGCCCTGGCCTACGCGCCCTACGCCGACGTGGTGTGGTGCGAGACGGCCCACCCGGACATGGCCGAGGCGCGCCGCTTCGCCGAGGCCGTCCATGCCAAATTCCCCGGCAAACTGCTGGCCTATAACTGTTCGCCGTCGTTCAACTGGCGGCGCAATCTGGAGGAGGGCGACATCGCCAAGTTCCAGCGCGAACTGGGCCAGATGGGTTACGCCTTCCAGTTCGTGACCCTGGCCGGCTTCCACACCTTGAACGCCAGCATGTACGAACTGGCGCTGGGCTACAAGGATCACGGCATGGCCGCCTACTCCCAGTTCCAGCAGCGCGAATTCCAATTGGAAGAAGAACACGGCTTCCGCGCCATCAAGCATCAGAGCTTCGTCGGCGCGGGTTACTTCGACGAGGTGCAGATGGTGGTCTCGCATGGCGAATCGTCAACTGTGGCCCTCAAGGGTTCCACCGAAGAGGAGCAGTTCGAGGTCGCCGGGCACAACGGCCACGCCTGA
- a CDS encoding class I SAM-dependent methyltransferase, translated as MMTCCPHCQGADRFFNQRIAAADLRDYRRHGPSGTTKRLLDALQAGGVAGLTLLDIGGGIGVIQHELRAAGVSAITGVDASRAYLALARQEAEKRGYADNVHYVHGDFVALAERIEPADIVTLDRVVCCYPDMAALMTNAAARTQRFLGLVYPRDGWWTKLGVRMLNLYPRLRGDAFRTFVHPTAAVEGIIADHKLRRIVHHEGALWQVAVFAR; from the coding sequence ATGATGACCTGTTGCCCCCACTGCCAGGGCGCGGACCGATTCTTCAACCAGCGCATCGCCGCGGCCGACCTGCGTGACTACCGGCGCCACGGCCCCAGCGGCACGACGAAGCGGCTGCTGGACGCGCTCCAGGCCGGCGGCGTGGCCGGGCTGACGCTGCTCGACATCGGCGGCGGCATCGGCGTCATCCAGCACGAATTGCGCGCCGCCGGGGTGAGCGCCATCACCGGCGTCGATGCCTCGCGGGCCTATCTGGCGCTGGCCCGGCAGGAGGCCGAAAAGCGGGGCTACGCCGACAACGTGCACTACGTTCATGGCGATTTCGTGGCCCTGGCCGAGCGGATTGAGCCGGCCGACATCGTGACCCTGGATCGCGTTGTCTGTTGCTACCCCGACATGGCGGCACTGATGACCAACGCCGCCGCCAGGACACAGCGTTTCCTGGGCCTGGTCTATCCGCGCGATGGCTGGTGGACGAAGCTGGGGGTGCGCATGCTCAACCTTTACCCCCGCTTGCGGGGCGATGCCTTTCGGACGTTCGTCCATCCCACGGCGGCGGTGGAGGGGATCATTGCCGACCACAAGTTACGCAGGATCGTTCACCATGAGGGGGCGCTATGGCAGGTGGCGGTGTTTGCGCGATGA
- a CDS encoding Druantia anti-phage system protein DruA, whose translation MLNFKIEHHAHIEHVLTRSPDLGFVEVDSSEERVRLLILRDLMRLGWEMSLTRDGVSLIPPAYYDKKIIRDSMEIKRQELIAIHNKWLQKHADVPQNNLAKGSTIWKSDVDPEIEVCETQKQFDIFRFLRFYWSSPYSEYVGRRIKLIVRDGAIPGKPIIGIAALGSSIIHIPERDVWVGWDVPTRTRNLIYAMDAYVLGALPPYNHLLGGKLMSYILASNEVREIFRKKYSDRITSISQRTASDLVCLFTTSLFGKSSQYNRLNYQANPLYLPIGHTKGYGTLHLTDETFRAMRSILLEKGIDVTNRFGDGPIWRMRVMRTAAELLGFDADFLLRHSFKRQIYAVPLAKNYKEFLNGTDNQPVYKNYPMAELVSYWRERWLKMRRNNPNIKRQVLSFEPHDFRIN comes from the coding sequence ATGCTGAATTTCAAAATTGAGCACCATGCTCATATTGAGCATGTATTAACACGAAGTCCTGACTTGGGTTTTGTGGAAGTTGATTCCTCGGAAGAGAGAGTTCGTTTATTAATCTTGCGTGATCTCATGCGACTTGGTTGGGAAATGTCTCTTACACGAGATGGTGTCAGCCTAATTCCACCAGCTTATTACGACAAAAAAATAATAAGAGACTCTATGGAGATTAAGCGCCAAGAACTCATTGCTATCCACAACAAATGGCTTCAAAAGCACGCCGATGTTCCACAAAACAATCTAGCCAAGGGAAGCACTATCTGGAAATCAGATGTGGATCCCGAAATTGAAGTCTGCGAGACTCAAAAGCAGTTTGATATTTTTCGATTTCTACGGTTCTATTGGTCTTCACCTTACAGCGAATATGTTGGCAGGCGGATTAAATTGATAGTGCGAGATGGAGCAATACCAGGAAAGCCGATTATTGGGATAGCAGCTCTTGGTAGCTCAATAATACATATTCCAGAACGAGATGTCTGGGTAGGCTGGGATGTGCCGACAAGAACTCGGAACCTTATCTATGCAATGGACGCATATGTGTTAGGAGCATTACCACCATACAATCACTTGCTTGGTGGAAAGCTGATGTCCTATATTCTTGCATCCAACGAAGTTCGAGAGATATTCAGAAAAAAGTATAGTGACCGCATAACATCAATTTCCCAACGCACAGCAAGCGACTTGGTTTGTTTATTCACCACAAGTTTGTTCGGCAAAAGCTCACAATATAACCGCCTCAATTACCAAGCTAACCCGCTTTACTTACCAATTGGACACACTAAAGGTTACGGAACTCTACATCTGACTGATGAGACATTTCGTGCAATGAGGTCTATTCTTCTAGAAAAAGGAATAGATGTCACAAACAGATTCGGTGATGGTCCCATTTGGCGTATGAGGGTAATGCGTACGGCGGCTGAATTATTAGGTTTTGATGCTGATTTCTTGTTACGCCACTCTTTCAAAAGACAAATATATGCTGTGCCCTTGGCAAAAAACTACAAAGAATTCTTGAATGGCACAGATAACCAACCAGTGTATAAAAATTATCCAATGGCTGAATTAGTGTCGTATTGGCGCGAACGTTGGTTAAAAATGCGAAGAAATAATCCAAATATAAAACGACAAGTATTAAGTTTCGAACCACATGATTTTAGAATAAATTAG
- a CDS encoding ATP-binding protein: MSTKVDFGVLYGQKTTEDALLIYSSYEDAKASPQTGDFIILTPKDEGGTKYLARVEAEIYDEDPIFRSQDKTLIAVHYARIAERELSERDKQKMFSYTYKVRILGTFTDTGASLSFTTAVRKLPSVSYIARHVNKREIENILNKTNENGVKIGYLCVGENIFTDKGPILFNIDKLRSKRTMVFAQSGFGKTNLVKVLLYHMVKNTSYGKLIFDLNGEYVLRSTEAKTYGLADINEDNIRSNLVVYSDKDIPTFYRSAEASFDYKGKVELDMVTHLTVGDILNFGAGFSEVMKSFLLYLDEEGVTDFIKRIDEYVKNPQLLHVQYPDFWALNKKNEVDASASKTVAAIRKRVKYLIDEGKGLHSATSKLVEDVSEALKKGKTVIIDLSLKDNAAASIVSTLLVRGLFEGNKREFTSNQPEKVINAVIFVEEAQNVLSDEFVRSNANPFVRVAKEGRKFGLGLVAITQRPSAISEEIRTQAENFFAFHMGNSDDIKALVRSNINYDGVISSFIQRETIPGNLYMVSSDQAFALPVRVDEFEKLVAKDVYPNLKF, encoded by the coding sequence ATGAGCACTAAGGTTGATTTCGGCGTCTTGTACGGTCAGAAGACCACCGAAGATGCGCTATTAATATATTCCTCCTACGAGGATGCTAAGGCCAGTCCACAAACTGGTGATTTCATTATCCTAACTCCTAAGGATGAGGGTGGGACGAAGTATCTTGCGCGTGTCGAGGCAGAAATTTACGACGAAGATCCTATTTTTAGGTCGCAAGATAAAACTCTTATTGCTGTCCATTATGCCCGGATTGCTGAACGCGAGCTATCAGAGCGCGATAAGCAAAAAATGTTCAGTTACACCTACAAAGTACGAATCCTTGGCACGTTTACAGATACTGGAGCTTCACTTTCATTTACAACCGCAGTTAGGAAACTACCATCCGTTTCGTATATTGCACGGCACGTTAACAAGCGTGAAATAGAAAACATCCTTAATAAGACAAACGAAAACGGAGTGAAAATTGGGTACCTTTGTGTGGGCGAAAACATCTTCACGGACAAGGGACCGATACTTTTCAATATAGATAAGCTTCGTAGTAAGCGGACAATGGTGTTTGCTCAATCTGGTTTTGGCAAGACTAACTTGGTCAAGGTTTTGCTATATCACATGGTTAAGAATACCAGCTATGGGAAGCTGATTTTTGATCTAAATGGGGAATATGTATTAAGAAGTACCGAAGCCAAAACCTATGGTTTAGCCGATATTAACGAAGACAATATTCGTTCAAACTTAGTAGTTTATTCTGATAAGGACATTCCGACCTTTTATAGGAGCGCAGAAGCATCCTTTGATTATAAAGGTAAAGTCGAACTTGATATGGTTACCCACCTAACCGTTGGTGATATTCTAAATTTTGGCGCTGGGTTTTCGGAGGTAATGAAGTCATTCTTGCTATACCTTGACGAAGAAGGTGTAACAGACTTTATTAAACGGATCGACGAATACGTGAAAAATCCGCAACTACTACATGTACAATACCCTGATTTCTGGGCACTAAATAAGAAAAACGAGGTGGATGCAAGCGCCTCGAAAACGGTCGCAGCGATTCGAAAACGTGTTAAGTATTTGATCGATGAAGGCAAAGGTTTACATTCGGCAACATCCAAGCTAGTCGAGGATGTGTCCGAAGCCTTGAAGAAAGGGAAAACTGTAATTATTGATCTGTCCCTAAAAGATAACGCCGCCGCCAGTATTGTCTCAACGTTACTTGTTCGGGGGCTTTTCGAAGGTAACAAGCGAGAGTTCACATCGAACCAACCTGAAAAAGTAATTAACGCTGTAATATTTGTTGAAGAAGCTCAAAATGTTCTTTCAGACGAATTTGTACGATCCAATGCAAACCCATTCGTCAGAGTTGCCAAAGAAGGGCGAAAATTTGGTCTTGGATTAGTGGCTATCACCCAGAGACCGTCAGCTATTTCGGAGGAGATTAGAACACAGGCAGAGAACTTCTTCGCATTTCACATGGGAAACTCTGATGATATTAAAGCACTTGTCAGGTCTAACATTAATTACGATGGGGTGATTTCGAGCTTTATTCAGCGAGAAACGATACCTGGTAATCTATATATGGTTTCGTCAGACCAGGCTTTTGCTTTACCAGTTCGCGTGGATGAGTTCGAGAAGCTGGTTGCTAAAGATGTGTACCCCAATCTAAAATTCTAA
- a CDS encoding toxin-antitoxin system HicB family antitoxin, with product MMTAISLRLSDSLHKIARELAHDEGISMNQLITLALAEKVSALATESYLEQRAARGDRAKFEAALAKVADVEPPDERDRLE from the coding sequence ATGATGACCGCCATCAGCTTGCGATTATCCGACTCCCTCCACAAAATCGCCCGCGAACTGGCCCACGACGAGGGCATCTCCATGAACCAGTTGATCACGCTGGCCCTGGCCGAGAAAGTTTCAGCTTTGGCCACAGAGAGTTATCTGGAACAACGCGCGGCGCGCGGCGATCGAGCAAAATTCGAGGCGGCGCTGGCGAAGGTGGCCGACGTTGAACCGCCCGACGAGCGCGACCGGCTGGAGTAG
- a CDS encoding DinB family protein produces the protein MPTSFDSLAMVFEGWEGYRRSITHAVAPLTPEQLTWRPAAQLRSVGELARHIALGPIGWFLWMGAPGSRELAGRITAWEDDADGNRYVIETAIDLADQAGQLVEWLDASGKMIADTLRLWTVADLQKTYLHTWNGDTYAISRQWTLWRIMAHDLHHGGELAILLGMQGLENFELGHLGGHIVLPPLADQADEDGSMPSIP, from the coding sequence ATGCCAACCTCCTTTGATTCGCTCGCGATGGTCTTTGAAGGCTGGGAAGGCTATCGCCGGAGTATCACCCACGCCGTCGCCCCTTTGACTCCCGAACAATTGACGTGGCGTCCGGCGGCGCAGCTGCGTTCCGTCGGTGAACTCGCGCGGCATATCGCCCTGGGGCCGATTGGCTGGTTCCTCTGGATGGGCGCGCCCGGCAGCCGCGAATTGGCCGGACGGATTACCGCCTGGGAAGATGACGCCGACGGCAACCGGTACGTGATTGAGACGGCGATTGATTTGGCCGATCAAGCCGGCCAGTTGGTCGAGTGGCTCGACGCCTCCGGCAAAATGATCGCCGATACGTTACGGCTCTGGACGGTGGCGGACCTTCAGAAGACCTACCTTCATACCTGGAATGGGGACACGTACGCCATCTCTAGACAATGGACGCTCTGGCGCATCATGGCCCACGACCTGCATCACGGCGGCGAGTTGGCGATCTTGTTGGGGATGCAGGGGTTGGAGAACTTCGAGCTTGGCCATTTAGGTGGGCATATTGTTTTGCCGCCGTTGGCCGATCAAGCTGATGAGGATGGCAGCATGCCATCTATCCCTTAA